From Rhizobium tumorigenes, the proteins below share one genomic window:
- a CDS encoding MarR family winged helix-turn-helix transcriptional regulator — protein MDIPLKDNARESNGAATPAPKRDQAQYTLGEQIGFFLRQANQRHVSIFASLIAEKLTTTQWAALVKLKDLQPCSQGNLGRETAMDMATIKGVVDRLVKRGLVHTAPDAADARRLVLTLTVEGEAMVERNLSIALEISQQTLGPLTTAERMMLMELLQKIS, from the coding sequence ATGGACATTCCGCTCAAGGACAACGCCCGGGAATCGAACGGTGCCGCGACGCCGGCGCCGAAACGCGACCAGGCGCAGTATACGCTGGGCGAGCAGATCGGCTTCTTCCTGCGCCAGGCCAACCAGCGCCACGTGTCGATTTTCGCCAGCCTGATCGCCGAGAAGCTGACGACCACCCAGTGGGCGGCGCTCGTCAAGCTCAAGGACCTGCAACCCTGCTCGCAGGGCAATCTCGGCCGCGAGACGGCGATGGACATGGCGACCATCAAGGGCGTCGTCGACCGGCTCGTGAAGCGCGGCCTGGTGCATACGGCGCCTGACGCGGCGGATGCGCGGCGCCTCGTGCTGACGCTGACGGTGGAAGGCGAGGCCATGGTCGAGCGCAATCTTTCCATCGCGCTGGAGATCTCGCAGCAGACGCTTGGCCCGCTGACAACAGCGGAACGCATGATGCTGATGGAACTGCTCCAGAAGATCAGTTGA
- a CDS encoding beta-glucosidase, translating to MFPADDKEIRSLVAAMTPAEKVDLVSGSGLWRTAAIDRLGIKSILMTDGTYGVRYSTTQIDADDDEENGLAAFLDVVNQQADDTGGMFGTTRPATCFPNGNLVGCSWDLDLLYRMGEALALECRSLGIHLLLGPGINTRRTPLAGRAYEYYSEDPVINGELAAALISGLQDNGVGASLKHFACNNSEIERTTTSSDVDERALREIYLAGFERAIAKSAPWTVMSAYNPVNGIHAAENPWLLKQVLRDEWGYDGLVLSDWHAIKDRPASLAAGNDLDMPESKPRKARLLAAVEAGKVDEARLDEACARVIALARRCQAGAQPAVPVDLDLHHTLARQIAAESIVLLRNEHQALPLDAAASGDMLVVGDGALVPTIQGSGSATTNPYRVDNPFTQIAARASPDLTVRHVPFPRTDDVSLEFATEAVLAAASSAQVVIVFAENQKGRNGEGNDRDSLRLAAGHDQLIRALAGAGRKVIVVLSMPDAVEMPWLDRVDAVLACFYPGQGGGEAIARVLFGEQNPCGKLTTTMPERLEDIPGWHTYPGENDRHVYSEGIFVGYRYYDFKAVPPLFAFGHGLSYTEFSYEEMVLDRQDIGPSMSCTASITIRNTGSVAGKEIAQLYVRPIKPGLRRPVRELKAFAKIALQPGEATVVALPLAPRDFQYFDVSRATWVLDAEAFVIEAAASSRDIRLKCRLGCVSETYPPAPLSALSPPSLVFANAKAAPALTALLMAKLDMSEPDAIALLDELDGSFLGFYDTLSWYIGDEISEADIETLFMALNEGKIDMPETSAE from the coding sequence ATGTTTCCCGCTGACGATAAGGAAATCCGTTCGCTGGTCGCGGCGATGACGCCGGCGGAGAAGGTCGACCTCGTCAGCGGCTCCGGCCTCTGGAGGACAGCTGCCATCGACAGGCTGGGGATCAAGTCGATCCTGATGACTGATGGAACCTATGGCGTGCGCTACTCGACGACGCAGATCGATGCCGACGACGACGAGGAGAATGGCCTTGCCGCATTTCTCGATGTGGTAAACCAGCAGGCCGACGACACAGGCGGAATGTTCGGCACGACGAGGCCCGCGACCTGTTTTCCGAACGGAAACCTTGTCGGCTGCTCCTGGGACCTCGACCTGCTTTACCGGATGGGCGAAGCACTGGCGCTCGAATGCCGGAGCCTCGGGATCCATCTCCTTCTCGGCCCCGGCATCAACACGCGGCGCACGCCGCTTGCCGGACGGGCCTATGAATATTACTCGGAAGATCCGGTGATCAATGGCGAGCTCGCCGCCGCCCTGATTTCCGGCTTGCAGGACAATGGCGTCGGCGCATCGCTGAAACACTTCGCCTGCAACAACTCCGAGATCGAGCGGACGACGACCAGTTCCGACGTGGACGAGCGGGCCTTGCGGGAAATCTATCTCGCGGGTTTCGAACGGGCGATAGCAAAGAGCGCGCCCTGGACGGTCATGAGCGCCTATAACCCGGTCAATGGCATCCATGCCGCAGAGAACCCCTGGCTGCTGAAGCAGGTGCTGCGCGACGAATGGGGCTATGATGGCCTCGTCTTGTCCGACTGGCACGCCATCAAGGACCGGCCCGCATCGCTGGCAGCCGGCAACGACCTCGACATGCCGGAAAGCAAGCCCCGCAAGGCCCGCCTTCTCGCCGCCGTCGAGGCTGGAAAGGTGGACGAAGCCAGGCTCGACGAGGCCTGCGCGCGGGTGATCGCCCTCGCTCGTCGTTGCCAGGCTGGCGCCCAGCCGGCTGTCCCGGTGGACCTCGATCTCCACCATACCCTCGCCCGCCAGATCGCGGCAGAATCCATCGTGCTGCTGCGCAACGAGCATCAGGCTCTACCCCTCGATGCGGCCGCTTCCGGCGATATGCTGGTCGTCGGGGACGGCGCCCTGGTGCCGACGATCCAGGGATCGGGCTCCGCGACGACCAACCCCTATCGGGTCGACAACCCGTTCACGCAGATCGCCGCGCGTGCCTCCCCCGATCTGACGGTGCGTCACGTTCCTTTTCCCAGGACGGACGACGTGTCGTTGGAGTTTGCAACGGAGGCCGTCCTCGCGGCCGCCTCTTCGGCTCAGGTGGTCATCGTCTTTGCCGAGAACCAGAAGGGTCGCAATGGAGAGGGCAATGATCGCGACAGCCTCAGACTGGCTGCCGGCCATGACCAACTCATCCGCGCCCTCGCCGGTGCCGGACGAAAGGTCATCGTCGTGCTCAGCATGCCGGATGCGGTCGAAATGCCATGGCTCGACCGCGTCGATGCCGTGCTTGCCTGCTTCTACCCCGGCCAGGGCGGCGGCGAGGCCATTGCGCGGGTGCTGTTCGGCGAACAAAATCCCTGCGGGAAACTGACGACGACAATGCCTGAGCGCCTGGAGGACATCCCCGGCTGGCACACTTACCCCGGCGAAAATGATCGGCACGTCTACAGCGAAGGAATATTCGTCGGCTACCGCTACTACGATTTCAAGGCCGTGCCACCGCTTTTCGCGTTCGGTCATGGCTTGAGCTACACTGAGTTCTCCTACGAGGAGATGGTGCTAGACAGACAGGACATCGGTCCTTCGATGAGCTGTACTGCCAGCATCACCATCCGCAATACGGGATCTGTGGCCGGCAAGGAAATCGCCCAACTCTACGTCCGCCCCATAAAGCCGGGCCTCCGGCGGCCTGTCCGGGAACTCAAGGCATTTGCAAAGATTGCGCTCCAGCCGGGCGAGGCCACGGTCGTGGCCCTGCCGCTCGCTCCGCGCGATTTCCAGTATTTCGATGTTTCCCGCGCCACTTGGGTGCTCGATGCGGAGGCCTTTGTCATCGAAGCTGCCGCGTCCTCCCGCGACATACGCCTCAAATGCCGCCTTGGCTGCGTCTCCGAGACCTATCCCCCGGCGCCGCTATCGGCGCTTTCGCCACCGTCGCTTGTCTTTGCAAACGCAAAAGCCGCCCCGGCGCTGACGGCACTGCTGATGGCAAAACTCGATATGTCCGAGCCAGATGCCATAGCGCTCCTGGACGAGCTCGACGGATCGTTCCTAGGCTTCTACGACACGTTGAGCTGGTACATCGGTGATGAAATTTCAGAGGCCGATATCGAGACACTCTTTATGGCGTTGAATGAAGGCAAGATCGATATGCCCGAAACCAGTGCAGAGTGA
- a CDS encoding LysR family transcriptional regulator: protein MIDWDDVRYFLAAARGGSVRATAKNLGVNHATVLRRIAQLEEHLGAQMFEKLPSGYRLTAAGEEVLEFANQMEASSHQLETRVFGRDQSVRGLLRVTLPPFLATHLLMPDIADFARLHPDIETEIVSTGEVVNLTNREADVAIRMVSDRKTLPLNLHGLKGPDLLAAVYMSRDRLAAWHAGAADPIKPIVIGGQAVPDWFDKGEVRATGVPFRTPDAEAQIAAARQGIGMTRLPCFVGDADHLLARVPGVDLKSRATIWLLTQGETRKTKRVRLFTEFISHRLTAYAPLLAGRSISCG, encoded by the coding sequence ATGATCGACTGGGATGACGTTCGCTACTTTCTTGCCGCCGCGCGTGGCGGCTCAGTGCGGGCTACCGCCAAGAACCTGGGAGTCAACCACGCGACCGTATTGCGACGCATTGCTCAGCTCGAGGAGCACCTCGGGGCGCAGATGTTCGAAAAGCTGCCTTCGGGTTACCGCCTGACGGCCGCGGGCGAGGAGGTTCTCGAGTTCGCAAACCAGATGGAAGCCTCGTCGCACCAACTGGAGACGCGCGTCTTCGGGCGCGATCAGAGCGTACGCGGGCTTCTGCGGGTGACGCTGCCCCCGTTCCTTGCGACACACCTGCTCATGCCGGATATCGCAGATTTTGCGCGTCTGCATCCGGACATCGAGACGGAGATCGTATCGACCGGCGAGGTCGTGAATCTGACCAACCGGGAGGCTGATGTGGCGATCCGAATGGTCTCCGACCGCAAGACTCTGCCTCTCAATCTTCATGGCCTGAAAGGCCCGGATCTGCTCGCGGCTGTTTACATGTCCCGCGACAGACTGGCCGCGTGGCATGCGGGTGCGGCTGATCCAATCAAGCCCATCGTCATCGGCGGTCAGGCTGTTCCGGACTGGTTCGACAAAGGGGAGGTTCGCGCCACAGGGGTTCCGTTCAGGACGCCCGACGCCGAGGCGCAGATCGCCGCTGCAAGGCAAGGGATCGGCATGACGAGACTACCCTGTTTCGTTGGAGATGCCGATCACCTGCTTGCGAGAGTTCCGGGCGTCGATCTGAAATCACGTGCAACGATCTGGCTTCTCACGCAGGGGGAAACACGCAAAACGAAGCGCGTGCGGCTGTTCACAGAGTTCATATCCCACCGACTTACCGCGTACGCTCCGCTCCTCGCCGGGCGGTCCATATCGTGCGGCTGA